The DNA region TCGCGCTGGTCGGCTTCGACGACGTGGCGCAGGCCCATCAGAGCGTCGTACCGCTCACGAGCGTGCGGCAGCCCGGCTACGAGATCGGCCGTGCCGCCGGGGCCGCCCTGCTGCAGCAGCTCGCCGATCCCTCGGCTCCCCCGCCTGCGACGACGCCGTTCCCTGCCGAGCTCATCGTGCGGGAATCGACCGTCGGTCGCTGAACTCGGCGTTCACAACTCCCGGTGTTCGCAACTCCGGAGAAGAGAGCAGCTCAGAGTCGAAAAGGCCGATCCGGCCGCCTCCGCCGACGCCGTTCCCGGGTGGTGAACGGCGTCACGCCGACGCGTGCCCGACGACACCCTTGCGCAGCAGCGCGTTGCCGTACTTGCGGGTCTCGCCCGTGCGCACGAGCAGGTACGCGGCCTTCGCGACCTCGTAGTAGGCGAACCGCTCGACGAAAGCCGTCGTATCCACGGCCGTCCCCGCCGCGGCCATCAGCTCGTGCTGCACGTCGAGCACCTCGCCGTCAGCCGAGGTCATCAGGTCGATCCCGGGCGCATCATCCAGAGGGAGCACCGTGCGGATGGCCGCCACGACCTCGGGCGTCGTCGTGCCGGGGAGGTCGATCACCCGTGCGCCCAGACCCCATGCCGGGAAATGCGCGTCGGCGACGACCACGGCATCGGAGTGTCCCATGCGATCGAGGTGCAGCAGCAGCTCTCCGGTGAGCAGGGGATGGATTCCTTCGAGCACGAGTGCTCCTCTCGGTGAGACGTCGGGTGATTCCGGGGACGGGTCGATCAGGCGGGGATGAGCTCTTCCGCCGCCAGGTTCTCCCACAGGGCCGTCGGGATCTCGATCGCTGCGTACTCCGCATTCTGCCGCAGCTGCGCCGGGCGGCTGCCGCCCACCACGACCGATCGCACGACGTCGGACTGCAGCGGGAACTGGATCGCCGCCGCGGGGAGCGGCACGCCGTGGTCGGCGCACACGGCGGCGATGCGCACGAGCCGGTCCCACAGCTCGTCCGGCAGCTGCCCGTACTCGTAGCGTCCGTCGCGACGCGGTTCGCTCGACGCGAGCAGACCCGAGTTGAAGACGGATGCCGCCACGATCCCGGTCCCGGTCTCGCGGCATGCGGGCAGCACATCGACCGCAGCCGGCTGTTCGAGGAGCGTGTAGCGACCGGCCACCATGACGAGGTCGAGGTCGGCCGCGCGCACGGCCGCCGCGAGCGCATCCGACACCATCGAGCCGATGCCGATCGCGGTCACCTCGCCATCGGCGCGCAACCCCTCCATCGCGGGCAGAGCCTCGGCGAGCGCGAGGTCGAGGTCGTGCCGCTCAGGGTCATGCAGGTAGAGAAGGTCGATGCGCTCGATGCCGAGGCGCTCGCGCGACTCGTCGACGCTCGTGCGGATACCCGCTTCCGAGAAGTCCCACACGCGCTGCAGGTCATCGGGAACGTGGAAGTCGTTCGCGGTGTCGAGACCGCCGCCGACGTGGTCGGGGTTCGGCCGCAGCAGGCGCCCGGCCTTGGTCGAGAGCACGTACTCGTCACGCGGCTTGGTCTGCAGGAAGGCCCCGAGCCGACGCTCGGAGAGTCCGAGCCCGTAATGC from Microbacterium sp. SY138 includes:
- a CDS encoding RbsD/FucU domain-containing protein — encoded protein: MLEGIHPLLTGELLLHLDRMGHSDAVVVADAHFPAWGLGARVIDLPGTTTPEVVAAIRTVLPLDDAPGIDLMTSADGEVLDVQHELMAAAGTAVDTTAFVERFAYYEVAKAAYLLVRTGETRKYGNALLRKGVVGHASA
- a CDS encoding aldo/keto reductase codes for the protein MSVPDRAGVPDRLTVPTLGYGAANVGNLFRPLTDDEAWAVLDAAWESGIRFYDTAPHYGLGLSERRLGAFLQTKPRDEYVLSTKAGRLLRPNPDHVGGGLDTANDFHVPDDLQRVWDFSEAGIRTSVDESRERLGIERIDLLYLHDPERHDLDLALAEALPAMEGLRADGEVTAIGIGSMVSDALAAAVRAADLDLVMVAGRYTLLEQPAAVDVLPACRETGTGIVAASVFNSGLLASSEPRRDGRYEYGQLPDELWDRLVRIAAVCADHGVPLPAAAIQFPLQSDVVRSVVVGGSRPAQLRQNAEYAAIEIPTALWENLAAEELIPA